CCCTTGGACTTTTcgagggcggcgagatcgggtcgcgacaacAGCTAAGAATTCTTTAGCCTCCTCATTAGTGATTGGCTTGACAGGTTGTAAGTTGGCCTAAGCGTAAGTGCGTCCTGAGCGAGTGACCACATCTATCTCCACATCATAACACCATGGTACCGCCTTATCATTCATGTATGCATAGGGTTGCGTGACATCGTCAATCAATTCTTCATCATCTGCTTGTGGCACATCGTTAATGATTAATCCATTTTCATTCGACGCATCTTCCAACAGTGGCACGTTAAGAGCTAGAGAATCGTTAGCTTTAATATTCAAGCTAGTAAACTCATcctcaaaataagaaaactCATCCTCCAAATCAATAATGATTGGAGTGATAGTTGAAACTATGCTGGTATGATCTGCATAAACAATCATCCTCTTCTTAGACATTGTCTTAACTCTTTGTATCTTCTAAAACATGGTGGGCTCTTCTGCATCTGAATAATATCTAGCTCGAACTAAGCCATTATAAACATCGTCTACATGCactttcaagttcttcttttTATTAGCATCAAAACTGAAAATGGCATTCATAGCTTCTGAGTGGTCAAGGAGTGGGTTATTCTGAATATTCGGTTGTGCATTGCGGAATGAGACCACCTTGGCacccaaaagattttggattttgtgtCGCAGCGtataaaaatcatcaatataatgCCCTACCTCCCCTACATGGtaagcacatgtcttggacAGATCATAGTTGGGGAAATGCTTGGGATTAGATCACTTAGGTTCTTTagcgagtaatcctttcttTTGAAGGGTCGGCAAGATCTTGGACAAGGGCTTAGGAAGTGGCGTAAATTGATGACTGGAAGAGTTTTTCTATTGGCCAAAGAATGGCCGTACTCCTCCCCGTTGGGCGTTCAGGGTAGGGCGAGGTGGTTGAACATAAGTTGCATTAACCATCGTTGCAGGTTCCTTATCCTTCTTGGTCAAGATTCTCCTATACGAGCTGGTTTGATCAGACGCCTATCCATCATgcaatgctacttcaattcgTTCACCGATAGGGATTAGCTGATTGAATGACTCAGTAGTTGAACCCATCATTCAATTTCGATATTCAAGcgggagtgtcttcatgaacaaatctaTTGCCTCATTTTCTATCGGCTCCAGAGTAATTTGAGCAACTACGGTCCTCTAtctcgtgacatatgccttgaaaaattccgtcttcttcttctcagtgcgaagtaaatcttctcgagatggagtgacatcaatattatacttatattgcttgaagaaggcatcGGTCAAATCCTCCCAAGTCTCTAGGagattaattttcttcataaatGTACCATTGCAGCATCGGTCCTATCaggcttgcttgaaattgttgaatcattaAGGGTAGGTTATCAACATATTAGGTCATCCTGACCACATAAGTCTGTAGATGGATCTTCGAGCAAGAGATgccatcatacttttcaaagtctggcattttgaacttctttggcatcttgatctTTGCATAATGGGATAGATCAGTTAGGTCTTGGCTAAATGAACCTTGTAGCTACTTAAGTTTCTCCTCAATTTTTGCCAAGCGTTTTTCTTACTCAGTTTTCAGTACAGCCGAAGGTATCACTTGtacctcatcatcaacaacaatttgaggcgTGTTAGTAATTTTAACTCTGAAGGAATCATCAGAGGTTGATGGCCCAACTACAGATGTATTCTTGTCTTTATCTCTCTGATCAGCCATGGGAgcatgttgtggtaacaccacttcaacttgtGGAGCTGGTGGGACAgtgtttgcttggagagaatCGATTTGTTTAGAGAGttgctcaagaacattcaggACTTGCTTCATCTTTGATTCAAGGGCCGCAATGTGAGCTTGTTCAGCAACATGCATTTGTTCGGTGTTATCATCCATTGTTGCCCTAGAACGAGTACGGATTGGCGATCTTTGGTGAGCCGTGTTGTTATctatcaatgtaaaaaaaaatatagtaagCATTATAACAAATGAGACTGATCCATGACAACGATCAAtcgtttattttattaagtgaaatcaaatttcaaaaacatCAACTTAAAACGTTAAAAGAATTCCctaggaaattaaattcctaaaacatcaatctaagaaattgaaataacaccCTAAAGCCAGAATTAAACTCCTAAATCTAGCGACTCTTTTCCATATACAATTGGGAGATCACAGTCTtttgaagcttcttgttctgtcGAACCAACTCAGATATAAGAGCTTCCTTCCTTTCCACTGTTTCTTCAAGACATTCAATTTGTGCTTTATGGGTGGGCTTCATGGTCACTTCAAGTATCACGAGAAGTAAAGCTTGAGAGATCTCGTGATGGTTGATATAATAATCCGAGGCATGAAAAaccctctcttttcctttcaatcTTCTAGGCACCACTATCTTTTTCGGATGGCATTcattccatgcattttcaaggcGTTCGATCTCATCAAGGTATTTGTGATCCTTGCGCACGAAGCGGGCTTGAAATAGATCCACTCGGAGAGGAGGTGGGATATCTTGGAGCACTCAATACTGACGGACCACTCTATAAGGATAGTAAGATGTCGCACCAATAATTCCCATTAATGGAATTGGATTATCTGTCTTGTGAGAGAAACGAGCCACGTTaacatggaaccatttagcataccATAGGAAGCCCTTGAGATCTGGATCTTTAAGAAAAGTCACccaattgaaaaatgattttctagtaTACTTTTTCTCTAAGATtgaaaatctctttattgggtaattagaatcatcaatttcacctcgacgcatgaaatgaccaaactccttcatgtgagaaagaaaccaaatttgtaaAAGTTTAGGAGAGGCATTCACccttttttctccattttgtttaaaatggTTGAGGGATAAAAATGTCTCAGCTAAAATCATATCTCAGCTAAAATCATACCAGCACATACTTGTCTGACCACCCATGCAATCGAAGGATCAATAGCATTTCTTCGATGATGAAAGATTATAagtccaaagaatgctaagatgaatatcctacccttttggcgcattgaaaattgatttaaaaaatgatcaaccaaaaatgagaaagggcatgcattacaattagctttcaaaactttcttaaccTCATCAGTTTTAATTCTTAGAAACtgagataaaattgatgtgGGTTCCATACCAAGAGGTGGCCTAACAAGATCAATCTCAAGGGACATTCCTATGATAACGCTATACTCTTCCAGTGTTGGAGTAAGCTCattcttaccaaaaataaaagtagtCGTCTCGGGATACCAAAAGTGTGATATAGCTTGCAAAACACCACTATGGACTCCAATATCCACATGGGGGATGAGCCGTCCCAGTATTGACTCCACATAATCTTGACCTTCTTTACTTAATTTGTTTCACCACCCTCTGAGCTCAATATTGGGAGttggaatgaattgaacattgGATCTCCCCATTGTATATAGATTAAAACTCACAATCAACCTTTTGTCATGGACCAAAAGAAAGTGCGATAAAGTAAATAGATTGCATAATATAAGGTAAGAATACTCACTTCACAAAGGAAAATGGCAaccacatagacatgcgcatgagaTGTGAGGCTTAACACCTAAACTACAAGGCTTAGCAAGTTAGAGCCAAAAGGATGGGCCAACCACTCGCAGTCTCACGTACAAATGTCGGGTCCTCTTAACTCTGGCTCGGTCAAAAGGAAAATCCCATGATCACGTAGTCTCACGAACAAtgataaacattttgacaccaagaaaaaaatttggggttGAGAAAGACAACCTATACATCGCGTTCTCGCGTTCAAGGTGGGTTCATTTCTCAGCACCATCCTAGAATCTTTAAATGCGATCCAGGTCCGACAGTAAGTTGTGTGTGcaatgtgtagtgctaaaacaatttgaaaatcatgcacaacaatttataatacaAGCAACACTTCAATGATAAGAAAAACATTTAATCCCAATACCTTCCTACAAAACAAAGAGTCAGCAAgtactactccccttatacctcctttatgtaaaaacatttaacacttcatgttaggagcgtaccttgtttccatgttgccaaacaaaatattttttttttaaaagaaacaagcctatgtccactatgagttttaactctgtccccgtgagtcgccaagctatcgcgacctTCCTGAGGGTGAATTACTCAAAGAAGGCTATTGGATTACTAAGTCCAAAGACTTGGCACGAACCCTCCcaagatattaaaaaattaattcatttaaacatgcaattatactcaatttggagccaccactaaccaattagggttggttagaaacccaagtaaagtatgtgagaatattttatttttgcaaaccagagattcaataggttcAGGGATATGATTACGCTAGAAAAatctaacgccatttcggtacattttcattttaatttcaaaaatattttgcaagcaataTTGATCAATTTGAACCtaagttactaacatgcaaatgatggTCATGCGAGTGTGCAATCAAcgaaataacattcaataaaccgaagtaataaattgtaaaaattattaacTAAAATCTTATTACGGTTATTACTCtctaaaaatgcatgccctaaacatgatttctaaatgacatgacgcATGACTTTATTTAAGAATattattaattatatgcaatttaaatttaaaattcaatatacataagttttactttaatgacatgtgaaatgcaattcatatgacATAATTTgaatcattacaatatgtatgcaatctaatttacataatcctaaatatgcatgtgctacatgatatgggatggaTGACATGACAATTCTATAtgtatgttctttttatgatttttttaatgatttttttaatacatatatgcaacctacgctaaacaatgatgacataaaatgggattaattatgaactagcCTATTAACTAACTAAGTAAATGAcctttgtgttttcttcttttttaacatgACTTAAAAacaacataatgatgcaatactaatctttggcttttttattaaaaaaaaaaaacgacacgacgggaatattaaaacattaacctatgacccactaactaaagcGCAACATGCGGTgtgcacattatgaaatctatataacctaaataacattttttgttcttttttttgttttggttttattaaaggaaaattatcctaattctatatgaatcttaaaaattaaaatgcgttgatttaaacatgaaatgtgtatggacctaaatacctaaatcctagatatgacatgtgatgcatgatatgtgatgagcaaataatgatAACACACCAAAATACATGTCCCAttaaaaattcatcaatgtaaatcaatgacatattatCTCAATGATAcaaagcaattcatgaatttgccatgaaaagtcgaaataataaaaaaaaacccaacatCTCGtggctcaatattttttattattatgacttaatatgacaaatttcctaatcggataatgataaaaataaatcaaaacaaatcaagttagaataaaataaaataaaaactatgaaatcgaatatttaaaaatttacctagtctaactcacggttGACTTGAGTAATGGCGAGGAAGCAGTGGTGGCCGAGCTGCgatggtggttcggtgatgggttgCCATTTGGAACAGGGGCTGTTCGTTGGAGCTCCGATGAGGTTCGGGCAATAACCAGACCTGCAACAAAATAGGGGAGGCAGTAGGTGGCTCTGTTTGAGCGTGCGGCAGTGAGTAGAGGAGTAGCAATGTCGTGTGTAGGGTGTCAGGCTACTGAGAATGGTCTAGGCTGATGCGGAGGGAACAACAGCGTCAGGTTCTGGGCAATTGCATAGCAGAGTCACAGCGGTGTCGGGGTCGTTGTAGCAGATGGGTTGGCAATGATCAACGAGGCGGAAGTGCAAGCAAAGGCATTAGATCGTGGTTTCAGCAAGCGCCGGTGCTAGCGGAGCGACAGCGAAGGAGGCGGTGCAAGTGCGGTGGACTGGCGCAGGCACGGAGGACGAGCATGGGTGCACGTattgtaacatcccgggtctctattgtacacatattgttcgctttggacactaagtcctcacgctTTTGTTTCTCTCGGGGCAGTCCATACTATCACGAGAAAACGCGTATTGCAGGGGCAGAGGCGCGGACGCACCACcatccctctcccaagccaataTATTGTCCTCTTTGTGTACATATGCCCACATCAGAGTGCACAGCATAGCGGTCCCACTCAAGGTTTTGTTTCCTCCACCCACAGGCTTAGAATGCGTATGTACAGTTAAAGAGACCCgagccttataagctagcctAAGACTccctccctaagcgatgtgggacaggagacATGTCCTTAGCCTCGCCCGTGTACTGCCGATGTGAGATCTTATTCCGTCCCTTCGTACTGCCTCAAGTTTTGGTCGTCACATTCTCTCCCCTTAAGGCACAGCgccctcgctgtggccccacacgctaCGAgtgttggctctgataccacttgtaacatcccggtctccattgtacacatattgtccacttttgacactaagtcctcacggttgTGTTTCTCTTATGGCAGCCCATACTACTCCAAGAAAACAcgtatgtacagttagagggacccatggtcttataagctagcccaggactccctccctaggcgatgtgggacaagagaagaaccccttccttgcgcacaTCTGAGGACCGTTGCtcgggccgtcacactctccacctttTAACAAAAGAGCATCCTCGGGAGTCAAAGCAGCATTCTTGTTGTGGCCCCACATGCAGTCGGGAgtcggctttgataccatttgtaacgacTAGGCCCcactgtgtgatattgtcctctttggacactgagttctcacggctttaaaacgcctCACACAAGTTAAAGGGaccccaagccttataaactagcccatgACTCCttccctaagcgatgtgggactagagaTGATCCCTTCTCCTTGGACCCATAGGTCCCAGGATCAaaacctggctctgataccgCTTGTAACATCCCGGTCTCCAATATACatatattgtccgctttgaacactaagtcctcacggtttttttttctctcaaggCAGCTCATACAACCCTAAGAAAACGTGTATTGCAAGGCCAGAGGCACGGATGCACCGCCATCCCTCTCCCAAGCCGACATATTGTCCTCTTTGTGTACATATGCCCACATCAGAGTGCACAGCGTAGCGGTCCCACTCAAGGTTTTGTTTCCTCCGCCCATAGGCTTAGAACGCTTATGTACAGTTTAGaaggacccaagccttataagctagcccagAACTCTcgccctaggcgatgtgggacaagagataAACTCCTTCCTTGTGCACGTCCGAGGACTGTCCCtcgggccgtcacactctccacctcttaataGAACAACGTCCTCGCTGTGCCCCCACACAAGGTCGGAGTCAGAACAACATTCTTGCTATGGCCCCACACGCGGTTGGGAGTCAGCTCTGATAcaacttgtaacatcccgggtctccactgtacacatattgtccactttggacattaagtcctcacggttttgttcctctcgGGGTAGCttatactaccccaagaaaacgcgtatgtacagttagagggacccaagccttataagctagcccatgactccctccctaggtgatgtgggacaagagagggactccTTCTTTGCGCACATACGAGGACTGATGATTGAAACccggctttgataccacttgtaacatcccgggtctccactgtacacatattgtccgctttggacactaagggcgtgcatggaaacactccaaaaagtgtttcCCAGGCACACTTCGTACGGAAAGTGTTcctgaacaaaaaggaacaaacgcgtttggttgcgtttttgttcttttttgtttttttgtttcgaacgaaatagaaacagaaaaaagaaacaaaaaagttgtttctcctgaaagaaacacttctcggaaggaacaaaagaacaaaaatcactcttctctctcttcttcttctcttcttcttttcttcttttttttcttcttttttcattttggccggttgccggcctcggccatggccggcgaggccgagcctcgccttggccgggcgaggccgccgacccCGTCGGCCGGCcgccggaggccggtgaccggccgaagaaaagaaaaataaaaagaaaggaaaaataaaaataaaaaaaaatgtttaaaaattaaaagaaacaaaaaaataataaaatttaccaaacgtgtttcgttcattttttattccctgaccaaacgttaccaaacatgttcttttgttcaaaactgtTCTAAcagtaaacactttttttgcttctcgctcccgaacaaaaagaacaaacaaatccatgcgcaccctaagtCCTCACGATTTTGTTCCTCTCGAGGCAGCCTATACTACCGTAAGAAAATGCATATGTACAATTGAGGGGCCCAAGCGCCTTTATAAACTACCCACGACTCTCTCCCtaggtgatgtgggacaagagatggACCCTATCCTTGCACGTCCGGGGACCGAGGCACGGACGCaccaccatccctcctccccgcgcaccgccgCTCGAGCTGTCACACATACGATGACTGGCGCAACGAGCGTCGATGGGCTATGGAGTTGCAGATGTTGCTGATGCAGAGGCGATCAACGACTCGAGATCTACAGGTCGCGAGTTGGTCGTAGTGGTGGCAGATGCGGGTGAAACGAAGTAGCGCCAGCACTCAGAGCTTGCAGGCGAGCGGCGGTGCCACGCGGTGGCTGGTTGCAGGCGGAGGTGTGGCGAATAGAGGCCGAGAGGGCACGAGGCTACCCACGGAGAAGACGATTATagcttttcccttctttttttttctttcctctttttctgtGCTCTCACATCTCTCTTTCACGTCACTCTCTCTGCTTTcacttttttgacttttctcttcttcttttttcaatccAGAGAAGCTCCCCTCACGTCTCctcacttttcttctttattttcacttttgcattcttttttccttcgaTGAAGACGAAAAAGAAACCCCCCTTGTTTCGAAGCCTCGCATCCTTTATTTATAGAGGAAAACTTAAAGTTGTTTTTGCAAGtgagatattcactcaactacttaacaaacaaacaaaaaatggctccaaaatcacacaattaattttttttgaattttgaaatgaggatATATTTTCAGcaacaaagattttcaaaaccaaatattttattttatttattaccaATCACGAGACCCGCTTCAGATCAACAATTGCATTGACCGCGATCACGGGTGGATCGATAGCAAAGATATAAATTCGTATAAAAATCTATTATATAACAAAATAAGTTATTACTAGCGACTTGATGGAAGGCTTTTGGCGGGCGCCACCACTTCCGGCCGTCCTCGCGCAGCGCATTGCGTAACGAGGTTATCTTATGCGGATGGCCCACGCATGGGAAAGAGCAAAAAACAAACAAGCAACGAGCAGGCACCTGCCGGATGGACACGTGGCGGTTGTGGATAGGGGAGCTTTTGGAACGTGGGCCCGGGGGTGGGGGTGAGGACTTTAGTAATCATCACGCGATGTGGAAAACGATTTGCAATAATAAATGGACCGACCTTTATGGTCTGAAAGGCTTAAAGGCTTAAAGGCTCAAAGGCTCAAaggctccgcctcctcctcctcctcctcctcctgcttccCCGCTTCCATCTCTACCCGAAAAATCGGCGATGCGACATGCATTGCACGACACGACTCCCGCTGGAAAGCTAAAATAACGAGGGATTCCGAGCTGCTCGGGGGGATTCATTCCAGCCGACgactttaattaaaaattaggtTAGGTTTCGCCTAAGTTCTGCACGTGAAGAAATGCGACCATCTCGAGTGAACTGCCCCCcagcttttgttttttataggacttggttcttgaaaaataagttgtgccatcaaacataagGAGTAAGCAATATTTCGAGATTTCAATCCCATTTTATGTCTATATACGTGATCACGGTTTGATTAcatcaatcaaaatttttagatatgATAAGTACTTTTTTGAAATGTGAGTTGGTCGAAAATgaccaaatgaaaaatatcttaTCGTCCATGAAAGTGTTAAAAGTGAATTAtgatcgataatgaaaatattttttatcaactaattattttaaataatacaaGCGATAACATCTAGAAATGTATTTTTTGAGATGGAACTTAGCCAGCCTATACTATTAAGATTTGCACTAGCTTTTATAACTCGGTGATTTAGTCttcattattcttttaaatattttttttttttaaagtcattATCAAAGAATCCGGCCCGACCTGAAGAGAAGAGATCGCTCGCGAGGGGACGGAAGAAGACAACGAACCAGAAGTGTAATGTATGTGTGACGAATGGCAACGATGACACTACACGCCagacgagagagagagtacgaCACGTTCCGAAAGGGGAGAGGCCGAAAGCACATGCGAAACATCCGGCCCATTTGTTTAGTCGAATTAGTTGGCCAACCCCCCCAGAGACAGCGGGAAAAAATGGATTCCTTTGGAGGAGATGCATCCTCCGTCCTCCCGAGTCTTGACTAtatcctccctccctccctcagcTTTGCTCTGCGTTTGATGCCCCAAAAACTTTCAGACACCATCCACTGAAAGCTGAGCCGTAAAAGCAAGGCAACGCCCAGCTcacagagagaagagagagagagagagagagagagagagagatgggtggTTCGAGTCCGTTCAAAGACCAAAGCAACAGCCACCgctcggcctcctcctccttctggaGGTACTTGACGTACACCGTGTACGCCATCCTCCCCATCGCTCTCTTCCGCCTCTACTTctaccctctccctctcccctgGTCCCCCACCGACCGCCTCCCTTTGTCCGACCACATCCTCGTCGCGCCTTCCCTCTCCTCCCCCCCTCCAGGTAAACCATTCTCTCCCGTTCCGCTCCCCCAAGTTCTCGCCTTTTTCAGTTCTAGGACGTTGAGACCGCATTTCCCATCTGGGATTTTGGGTAACGACTTCTGACGCCATCTTTGTTGTCTTGTTCCAGCTGAAAAGGCAGGAGGCGATGCTACCGCTGAAgcccctcctcttcttcttcctcctcctgctcctctCTGTGACTACACCAATGGCAAGTGGGTCCACGACAAGGCGGACCCTCTGTACAATGAGACGACTTGTGGCACCATAAAGGATGGCCAGAATTGCATCGCCCACGGCAGGCCTGATTTGGAGTACCTCTACTGGAGGTGGGAGCCCCATCAATGCCACCTGCCCAGGTTTCAGCCCATCGAGTTTCTCCAacttctcaggaacaaaaatgtCGCCTTTGTCGGTGACTCCATCGCCAGGAACCAGCTGGAGTCCCTCATCTGCATGCTGTCCACCGTCTCTGAACCCACCCTCGTGTATACAAATGGGGAGGACAACAAATTTAGGAAGTGGCATTTCGCCGGCCACAACATGACCATTTCGGTTTACTGGTCGCCTTTTCTGGTTAAGGGTGTGGAGAAATCAAGCTCAGGGCCTGATCACAACGAGCTGCATTTGGACACTGTGGACGAGAGGTGGGCAGCTGATTTGGGTTCGCTGGACGTGGTGGTTCTGTCGTTCGGCCATTGGTTTCTTAACCCTGCCGTGTATTTCGAGGGTGGTTCTGCCCTGGGTTGCCATTACTGCCCCGGCTTGAACCATACCGAAATCGGTTTCTACGATGTGTTGGGGAAGGCCCTGAGGACGACGCTTAAGGCCCTGATTACTAGGACCAGGG
The nucleotide sequence above comes from Eucalyptus grandis isolate ANBG69807.140 chromosome 2, ASM1654582v1, whole genome shotgun sequence. Encoded proteins:
- the LOC104433558 gene encoding protein ALTERED XYLOGLUCAN 4 gives rise to the protein MGGSSPFKDQSNSHRSASSSFWRYLTYTVYAILPIALFRLYFYPLPLPWSPTDRLPLSDHILVAPSLSSPPPAEKAGGDATAEAPPLLLPPPAPLCDYTNGKWVHDKADPLYNETTCGTIKDGQNCIAHGRPDLEYLYWRWEPHQCHLPRFQPIEFLQLLRNKNVAFVGDSIARNQLESLICMLSTVSEPTLVYTNGEDNKFRKWHFAGHNMTISVYWSPFLVKGVEKSSSGPDHNELHLDTVDERWAADLGSLDVVVLSFGHWFLNPAVYFEGGSALGCHYCPGLNHTEIGFYDVLGKALRTTLKALITRTRASGRATDAFVTTFSPSHFEGDWDRFGACPKTKPYQEGEKLLEGMNAEMRKIEVEEVEAAKADAREFSGFRLEALDVSKLSLMRPDGHPGPYMNPFPFADGVKDRVQNDCVHWCLPGPVDTWNGILLEVIKRWNGGETTE